A genomic window from Glaciihabitans sp. INWT7 includes:
- a CDS encoding PadR family transcriptional regulator, which produces MKRNHDIHNRNFRNSDHHPIRFNHESAGSGEGRGRGPGFGGFGGPGFGGPGFGSGFGGPGFGPRGPRRAGKGDVRSVILSLLAEGPSNGYGLIKAIADKTSGAWRPSPGSVYPTLQQLVDEDLIVSVGDGRKTEFELTDAGKTYVSEHADDFAKAWEATPGRSEQAGAFFESVGKLMGVAQQFRHSATDAQRAAAIEKLDEARRALYLILAD; this is translated from the coding sequence ATGAAACGCAATCACGATATTCACAACAGAAACTTCCGCAACTCCGACCATCACCCCATTCGGTTCAATCACGAATCCGCCGGTTCCGGCGAAGGCCGCGGTCGCGGCCCCGGATTCGGGGGCTTCGGCGGACCGGGCTTCGGCGGACCGGGCTTCGGCTCCGGGTTCGGCGGACCGGGCTTCGGTCCTCGCGGTCCGCGCAGGGCAGGCAAGGGCGATGTGCGCTCTGTCATCCTCTCCCTGCTGGCCGAGGGCCCGTCCAACGGCTATGGCCTGATCAAGGCGATCGCCGACAAGACCAGTGGTGCCTGGCGCCCGAGCCCCGGCTCGGTGTATCCCACGCTGCAGCAGCTCGTCGACGAGGACCTCATCGTCTCCGTCGGCGACGGTCGCAAGACCGAATTCGAACTCACCGACGCCGGCAAGACCTACGTCAGTGAGCATGCGGATGACTTCGCCAAGGCGTGGGAGGCGACCCCCGGTCGCTCCGAACAGGCTGGCGCCTTCTTCGAGAGCGTCGGAAAGCTGATGGGCGTAGCCCAGCAGTTCCGTCACTCGGCGACGGACGCCCAACGCGCGGCCGCGATCGAGAAGCTGGATGAGGCGCGCCGCGCCCTCTATCTGATCCTGGCGGACTGA